In one window of Methanocorpusculum sp. DNA:
- a CDS encoding sugar phosphate isomerase/epimerase: protein MNTVGISTNCVMNLPLERALATLEPFTNLVEIQCDANHSLFRHASILDKFDLRYTIHAPTADGNIAESFEPIRRASIDVIRDTAVIADQAGAEKLVIHPGFCLDPAYWEASFSALQTSIRDLGILQETFSVRFVMENLGSLNCCHFQTPELVRELRGAGLGFTLDVGHANLTGTLDAFLQEKPDHLHLHDNKGIFDEHAACGTGTVDFSKILPEIRDATLILEVLRLEDVKPSMDYLASLGY from the coding sequence ATGAACACAGTAGGTATCTCCACGAATTGTGTAATGAATCTGCCGCTCGAACGTGCGCTCGCTACGCTTGAACCGTTCACAAATCTCGTGGAGATACAGTGTGATGCAAATCATTCTCTCTTTCGACACGCATCCATTCTGGATAAATTCGATCTGCGTTATACGATCCATGCACCGACTGCTGACGGAAACATCGCAGAATCGTTTGAACCGATCCGCAGAGCGAGCATCGACGTTATCAGAGATACAGCCGTGATCGCAGATCAGGCGGGCGCGGAAAAACTTGTGATCCATCCGGGATTCTGCCTTGACCCGGCATACTGGGAGGCATCGTTTTCTGCGCTGCAAACATCGATCCGGGACCTTGGCATTCTTCAGGAAACGTTCTCCGTCCGGTTCGTCATGGAAAATCTCGGATCCCTCAACTGCTGTCACTTTCAAACTCCGGAACTTGTCCGGGAGCTTCGGGGAGCTGGCCTTGGGTTCACTCTGGATGTAGGGCATGCAAATCTTACCGGAACGCTTGATGCATTTCTCCAGGAAAAACCGGATCATCTGCATCTCCATGACAATAAGGGGATCTTCGATGAACATGCCGCTTGTGGGACAGGAACGGTGGATTTTTCAAAAATTCTTCCTGAAATCAGAGATGCGACGCTTATTCTCGAAGTCCTCAGACTTGAGGATGTCAAGCCAAGTATGGATTATCTGGCGTCACTTGGCTATTAA
- a CDS encoding ABC transporter ATP-binding protein, whose amino-acid sequence MTPTISADNISVKYGDHQVIEQFSLAVDQGGFIGILGPNGCGKTTFLRALSRILKPDDGAVFIEGLDAESYDSRALAKTIGCVGQETDVAFPFTVREIVLMGRYPHIGKLAPLSAKDLAIADEAMKTTNTFHLADRLITEVSGGERQRVLIARTLTQQPRILLLDEPTSHLDINHQIEIMDLIRDLTPEITVIGVFHDLNLASYFCDRIVLMKHGKILAVGTPMEVLTPEKIRESFSVGMMVSTHPLTGKPHLIPEYGVQPASTSTRIHVISGGGTGTEILYTLCLHGFTVSAGVLAANDSDCLASVKLGLKTIIEPPFAVVSEMSVQKLKTMLTNADKIVVTGMPIGYGNLANLKALTEVSTSVYLIGEGEDYTDGEATRIRKTLIENGAVVISDITTLMKILYA is encoded by the coding sequence ATGACACCAACCATTTCCGCAGACAATATCTCGGTAAAGTATGGTGACCATCAGGTTATCGAACAGTTCTCTCTCGCCGTTGATCAAGGCGGGTTTATCGGCATTCTCGGACCGAATGGATGCGGCAAAACAACCTTCCTCCGGGCCCTTTCCCGCATCTTAAAACCTGATGACGGTGCTGTTTTCATCGAAGGACTGGATGCAGAATCATATGATTCACGCGCTCTCGCAAAAACGATCGGGTGCGTGGGTCAGGAAACAGATGTCGCATTTCCGTTCACTGTACGGGAGATCGTCCTTATGGGCAGATATCCGCATATTGGAAAACTGGCACCCCTTTCAGCAAAAGATCTGGCGATAGCCGATGAAGCGATGAAAACAACAAACACGTTTCATCTCGCCGACAGGCTGATCACCGAGGTTTCCGGAGGAGAACGTCAGCGTGTCTTAATTGCGAGAACGCTTACCCAGCAGCCGAGAATTCTCCTTCTGGACGAGCCGACATCCCATCTCGATATCAATCATCAGATAGAAATTATGGATCTTATCCGGGATCTTACCCCGGAGATCACCGTCATTGGGGTATTTCACGATCTGAATCTGGCATCATACTTCTGTGACCGGATCGTGCTAATGAAACATGGGAAAATTCTCGCGGTCGGAACACCAATGGAGGTCCTGACGCCGGAAAAAATTCGGGAGAGTTTTTCTGTCGGGATGATGGTGTCAACCCACCCGCTTACGGGAAAACCGCATCTCATTCCGGAGTACGGCGTTCAGCCGGCGTCCACTTCTACACGCATTCATGTTATTTCTGGAGGTGGAACGGGAACTGAGATCCTTTACACCTTATGTCTGCACGGTTTTACCGTATCCGCCGGTGTCTTGGCGGCAAACGACTCGGACTGTCTTGCATCAGTGAAACTTGGACTGAAGACTATCATTGAACCGCCGTTTGCCGTCGTGAGTGAGATGTCTGTTCAAAAACTGAAGACGATGCTTACCAATGCCGATAAAATCGTGGTCACCGGCATGCCGATAGGATATGGAAATCTGGCAAATCTGAAAGCTCTCACCGAGGTGTCCACATCTGTGTACCTGATTGGGGAAGGGGAGGATTATACGGATGGTGAGGCAACTCGGATCCGCAAAACTCTAATTGAGAATGGAGCAGTCGTCATATCCGACATCACAACTCTTATGAAAATACTTTATGCATGA
- a CDS encoding iron ABC transporter permease, giving the protein MLRHPILLLPVLLIVLLISIVITTCIGVSGLSLLTFDSDMIHKLIFEVRLPRIIGALLVGGGLASAGCVMQGLFRNPMADPYIIGTSTGGALGAACAIVFLGGLLMPLFAFIGAAASTITVYIISKRNGRMAVETLLLSGIAVSLFLSAMLSFIMYMSGNSLHQIMFWMMGGFWNMYWDDVGLALLIPAAAVILYIFSRDLNVMALGEEEAIHLGVNTERTKKILLVVSTFITAIAVSISGCIGFVGLIIPHIMRIFTGPDHRILLPASMLAGSILLIWADTFARTLPVEIPVGIVTAFLGAPFFIYLLRRRTRV; this is encoded by the coding sequence ATGCTTCGCCACCCCATTCTCCTCCTTCCGGTGCTTCTCATCGTTCTTTTGATAAGCATTGTTATTACCACCTGCATTGGAGTCTCGGGGTTGTCCCTTCTCACCTTTGACTCGGACATGATCCATAAACTGATTTTTGAAGTCAGGCTCCCGCGGATAATCGGGGCCCTTCTAGTAGGAGGAGGTCTTGCATCTGCCGGTTGTGTCATGCAGGGACTTTTCAGAAACCCGATGGCAGATCCATATATCATCGGAACCTCCACCGGCGGTGCTCTCGGAGCCGCCTGCGCTATTGTTTTTCTCGGCGGATTATTAATGCCGCTCTTTGCCTTTATCGGAGCAGCAGCTTCGACGATCACGGTCTATATAATCTCAAAAAGAAACGGCAGAATGGCAGTTGAGACCCTGCTTTTGTCAGGAATTGCCGTTTCACTTTTCCTTTCCGCTATGCTTTCCTTCATCATGTACATGTCCGGAAACAGCCTTCACCAGATCATGTTCTGGATGATGGGAGGATTCTGGAACATGTACTGGGACGATGTGGGCCTTGCTCTTTTGATCCCGGCTGCAGCAGTCATTCTCTACATCTTCTCCCGCGATCTGAATGTTATGGCTCTTGGGGAGGAGGAGGCGATCCATCTTGGCGTCAATACTGAAAGAACGAAAAAGATCCTCCTTGTGGTCTCCACATTTATTACTGCCATAGCAGTTTCCATATCCGGCTGCATTGGATTCGTCGGACTCATCATCCCTCACATCATGCGGATCTTTACCGGGCCTGACCACCGGATCCTTCTTCCGGCATCTATGCTGGCAGGATCCATTCTTCTCATATGGGCAGATACATTTGCCAGAACACTGCCCGTTGAGATCCCGGTTGGAATTGTCACCGCATTTCTCGGAGCTCCATTCTTCATTTACCTGCTCCGTCGGAGGACACGTGTATGA
- a CDS encoding ABC transporter substrate-binding protein, giving the protein MKHLRILLVFLLALAIFSGTALGWTPVTITDDSGFESIIESQPQTIVSLAPTNTEIIFALGLGDKVVGVTEYCNYPEEALTKPKIGGYSTINVEKIVAANPDIIFANPKNGQENIDSLRQLGYTVIVIQSDSVEGTYDAIRMIGTCTGTTAEADSIISDMKIRIQAITDKLEGVTEKPTVMHAMSVESFWVSGSNTFQNELITLAGGTNAFADVKGWGVVTLEKLLTTDPEIILVDSGSKMGTTGENTLQKAFLTEQRLSSITAVQNKDVYVMDSDTFDRGGPRIVISLEQLAQILHPEIFGEYAEPGSTAASPGFGAVLIIAGLIGGLFVCRRM; this is encoded by the coding sequence ATGAAACATCTACGAATACTTCTGGTTTTCCTGCTGGCCCTTGCCATATTTTCCGGCACCGCCCTTGGATGGACCCCTGTGACCATCACTGATGACTCCGGCTTTGAATCTATTATAGAAAGCCAGCCGCAGACCATCGTCTCACTCGCCCCGACAAACACAGAAATTATTTTTGCTCTCGGACTTGGTGACAAGGTCGTGGGCGTCACCGAATACTGTAACTATCCGGAAGAAGCTTTAACAAAACCAAAAATAGGAGGATATTCCACTATAAATGTGGAAAAAATCGTTGCCGCAAATCCGGATATCATCTTTGCAAATCCAAAAAACGGACAGGAAAATATTGATTCTCTCCGTCAGCTTGGATACACTGTCATCGTCATCCAGTCAGACAGTGTTGAAGGAACGTACGATGCGATCCGAATGATCGGGACATGTACCGGTACAACCGCTGAGGCAGATTCTATTATATCTGATATGAAGATCCGGATTCAGGCAATAACGGATAAACTTGAAGGTGTTACAGAAAAACCAACGGTTATGCACGCGATGAGTGTTGAGTCTTTCTGGGTTTCCGGTTCGAATACGTTCCAAAATGAACTTATTACTCTTGCGGGCGGAACGAATGCCTTCGCTGATGTAAAAGGCTGGGGAGTGGTCACGCTTGAAAAGCTGCTTACAACCGATCCTGAGATCATTCTGGTGGACTCAGGTTCAAAAATGGGAACGACCGGCGAAAACACGCTCCAGAAAGCATTCTTAACCGAACAGAGACTCAGCAGTATCACTGCTGTACAAAACAAGGATGTTTATGTCATGGATTCCGATACCTTCGATAGAGGGGGACCGAGGATCGTCATTTCTTTAGAGCAGCTTGCACAAATCCTCCATCCGGAGATCTTCGGAGAGTATGCTGAACCCGGCTCGACCGCAGCTTCCCCGGGATTTGGTGCGGTCCTGATCATTGCCGGACTTATTGGCGGCCTCTTTGTCTGCAGAAGAATGTGA
- the pheT gene encoding phenylalanine--tRNA ligase subunit beta: protein MPIVKLNNAYLTRLTGTDIERIRASLPMMGSEVEREEEEQTDVQFFPNRPDLYSAEGTARALRGYLGIETGLPKYEVKPSGISFSVDAKLANIRPYLGSAVIRNVHMDNAMIESLMGLQESLHWAVGRGRKKVAIGVHDLDKIKGPFSYIAADRKTTFVPLDYDVEMTMEEILAEHPKGRAYAKIVEEFERFPLITDVKGRICSFPPIINGELTRVTENTHNILLDVTGIEPRAVSVAVKILCAAFVEMGAAIESVEIDGVVSPDLHPEKRTVSVSACSQLTGIPLTAPQMTELLMKMRFGAEVVNEDTVTVEIPCYRADIMHDHDIYEDVAIAFGYDKIETSLPPSFTVGKPHPVQKLYSLVRNIMVGLSYIENTPFTLTSGEISYNMMHRPENPAALHVLHPISEDQTIIRTDILPLLMESLSINRSRELPQRVFACGDVVESLLTYPKMAAASIHTAADFSEIYAVVDAFCRMMSIKYEVRESSDEAFIPGRRGDIYVSGEKVGVFGEINPDVLVGFGLEHQAVAFEMDLRGFVEGK from the coding sequence ATGCCGATCGTAAAACTCAACAATGCATATCTGACCCGTCTGACGGGTACCGATATCGAAAGGATCCGTGCGAGCCTCCCCATGATGGGATCCGAGGTGGAACGCGAGGAGGAGGAGCAGACGGATGTTCAGTTCTTCCCGAACCGTCCGGATCTGTACAGCGCTGAAGGTACGGCGCGTGCGCTGCGCGGATATCTCGGCATAGAAACTGGTCTGCCGAAGTATGAAGTGAAGCCGTCTGGCATCTCCTTCAGCGTGGATGCGAAGCTTGCAAATATCCGCCCGTATCTCGGCTCAGCGGTCATCAGAAATGTCCATATGGATAATGCGATGATCGAATCCCTGATGGGTCTGCAGGAGTCTCTCCACTGGGCAGTCGGCCGCGGCCGCAAAAAGGTGGCGATCGGCGTGCATGATCTCGACAAGATCAAGGGACCGTTCTCCTACATCGCAGCAGACCGGAAGACAACATTCGTGCCGCTTGATTACGATGTCGAGATGACGATGGAAGAGATCCTTGCCGAGCACCCGAAAGGGAGAGCCTACGCAAAGATCGTCGAGGAGTTTGAGAGGTTCCCGCTGATCACCGATGTAAAGGGCAGGATCTGTTCCTTCCCGCCGATCATCAACGGGGAACTGACCCGGGTAACGGAAAATACCCACAACATTCTTCTGGATGTTACCGGTATCGAACCGCGTGCCGTGAGCGTTGCGGTGAAAATCCTCTGTGCCGCATTCGTTGAAATGGGAGCGGCAATCGAATCGGTAGAGATCGACGGTGTTGTCTCACCTGACCTCCATCCGGAAAAACGTACCGTTTCCGTCTCCGCATGCAGTCAACTTACCGGGATCCCGCTGACAGCGCCCCAAATGACCGAACTTCTTATGAAGATGCGATTTGGCGCCGAGGTAGTTAACGAGGATACCGTCACCGTCGAGATTCCCTGTTATCGAGCTGATATCATGCATGATCATGATATCTATGAGGACGTGGCAATCGCCTTCGGGTATGATAAGATCGAGACGAGTCTGCCGCCGAGTTTCACTGTTGGAAAACCCCACCCGGTCCAGAAACTCTACAGTCTCGTAAGAAACATCATGGTCGGTCTGTCGTACATCGAGAACACACCGTTCACACTGACAAGCGGGGAGATCTCCTACAACATGATGCACAGACCGGAAAACCCGGCGGCCCTACATGTTCTTCACCCGATCAGCGAGGATCAGACGATCATCAGAACGGATATCCTGCCGCTTCTGATGGAATCGCTCTCGATCAACCGTTCACGCGAACTTCCGCAGAGGGTATTTGCCTGCGGGGATGTGGTGGAGAGTCTTCTCACCTATCCGAAGATGGCAGCGGCTTCTATCCATACGGCTGCGGACTTCTCGGAAATCTATGCAGTGGTAGATGCATTTTGCCGGATGATGTCAATCAAATATGAGGTTCGGGAGTCGTCGGATGAGGCATTCATTCCCGGAAGACGCGGCGATATTTACGTTTCCGGAGAGAAGGTTGGTGTCTTTGGTGAGATCAATCCGGATGTTCTCGTTGGATTCGGACTTGAACATCAGGCAGTTGCTTTCGAGATGGACCTGAGAGGGTTTGTCGAGGGAAAGTAA
- a CDS encoding phenylalanine--tRNA ligase subunit alpha, whose translation MDLTINEKRVLATLNESGPIGAETLAKKMDAPLDSVVQWAHLCADNGLLTLEKTVTEQAILTPEGEKYAKEGLPERQILASIDGSVPMSELTKNPLSKIAIGWLRKKNWITIKEGVVYVNDNITIGEDELALKNPIPGTPACKELAKRGLVEVVENTSWKIVITPEGEKIAKDGLDLREEVATLTREQILSGEWKNLPLRKYSIDKLPKKIYAGRIHPNQQILDEIRDLLFEMGFTEFHGSIVQNSFWNFDSLYQPQDHPAREMQDTFHLAEELPLPNGWEKIRDIHKFGGDTGSTGWGGEWSPEVGKKCVLRTHSTSLSIQYLAEHPNPPLKAFSISRVYRRETIDPTHLPEFEQLEGIVMDKDLHFGHLLGFFKEFFGRMGFEEVRFRPGYFPYTEPSVEPEVWVDGLGWVELGGAGIFRKEVTAPWGIDCPVLAWGLGVSRVSMLRMGLKDLRQLYKSDIDWIRASPVRRS comes from the coding sequence ATGGATCTCACAATAAATGAAAAACGGGTTCTTGCAACCCTTAATGAATCCGGGCCGATAGGTGCGGAAACGCTCGCTAAAAAAATGGATGCCCCGCTCGATTCAGTCGTGCAGTGGGCCCATCTCTGTGCAGACAATGGTCTCCTGACCCTCGAAAAGACGGTCACCGAGCAGGCAATACTCACACCTGAAGGAGAGAAATATGCAAAGGAAGGGCTTCCCGAGCGGCAGATCCTTGCAAGCATAGACGGTTCCGTTCCGATGAGCGAACTGACCAAAAACCCGCTTTCCAAGATCGCGATCGGCTGGCTTCGCAAGAAGAACTGGATCACTATCAAGGAAGGTGTGGTCTACGTCAATGACAACATCACTATCGGGGAAGATGAACTTGCTCTGAAGAACCCGATCCCGGGAACACCTGCCTGTAAAGAACTTGCAAAACGCGGACTGGTGGAGGTCGTTGAAAACACCAGCTGGAAGATCGTCATCACCCCAGAGGGCGAAAAGATCGCGAAAGACGGTCTGGATCTGAGAGAAGAAGTGGCCACCCTCACCCGCGAACAGATCCTCTCGGGCGAATGGAAGAATCTCCCGCTCAGAAAATACAGCATCGACAAGCTCCCGAAAAAGATCTACGCTGGACGGATCCACCCAAACCAGCAGATCTTAGATGAGATCCGGGATCTCCTCTTCGAGATGGGATTCACCGAGTTCCACGGTTCGATCGTACAGAACTCATTCTGGAACTTCGACTCCCTTTATCAGCCGCAGGATCACCCCGCACGTGAGATGCAGGATACGTTCCATCTCGCAGAAGAACTGCCGCTTCCAAACGGATGGGAGAAGATCAGGGATATCCACAAATTCGGCGGAGACACCGGCTCTACCGGCTGGGGCGGGGAATGGAGCCCGGAAGTTGGAAAGAAATGTGTTCTGAGAACACACTCCACCTCACTTTCGATCCAGTACCTTGCCGAGCACCCGAACCCGCCGCTGAAGGCATTTTCGATCTCCCGTGTCTACCGCAGGGAAACGATCGATCCCACCCATCTGCCGGAGTTCGAACAACTGGAAGGTATCGTGATGGATAAGGATCTGCACTTCGGCCACTTGCTCGGCTTCTTCAAGGAGTTCTTCGGCAGGATGGGATTCGAAGAAGTCAGGTTCCGTCCGGGCTACTTCCCCTACACCGAGCCGTCAGTCGAACCCGAGGTATGGGTCGACGGACTCGGCTGGGTCGAGCTTGGCGGGGCAGGAATTTTTCGAAAGGAAGTCACCGCCCCCTGGGGTATCGACTGTCCTGTCCTCGCCTGGGGGCTGGGTGTTTCCCGTGTCTCGATGCTCAGAATGGGTCTCAAAGACCTGCGTCAGCTGTATAAGAGCGATATTGACTGGATACGCGCAAGCCCGGTAAGGAGGAGCTGA
- a CDS encoding tryptophan--tRNA ligase codes for MAEQINPWSSAPKVDINRLFEEFGIESFAAQKQLLEDQPVFIRRDIVAGHRGYEAISEAIRMKKPFHVLTGFMPSGHPHFGHLMVMKEVVWHINQGGRGFISMADREAHAVRGLSWDVCDKYAREYMECLYALGFKGEIYSQRKNNLLKDLAFEAATKINFSELSAIYGFGPETELAHAMSVAMQVGDILYPQLVGGAAPTIVPVGIDQDPHIRLTRDVTKALRMFLVEDRGSHISIRAKKATPEAIDAVAKRFKGAKKYEGHIDLPAGYTVPAVDEIVRSIEQEFGGFGFMLPSSTYHSFLQGLQGGKMSSSVPESLVWFDDTEKDAKKKIMGALTGGRQTLEEQKKLGGEPEKCSIYQLNKFHMQEDDKELAKMCEACKAGELMCGTCKKETLERVLTFLKEFKEKRDEVSHMVEW; via the coding sequence ATGGCAGAACAAATAAACCCCTGGTCAAGCGCCCCGAAAGTCGATATAAACCGGCTCTTTGAAGAGTTTGGGATCGAATCGTTTGCTGCCCAGAAACAACTTCTGGAAGATCAGCCAGTCTTCATCAGAAGAGATATCGTTGCAGGACACCGCGGATACGAAGCAATATCCGAGGCAATACGAATGAAAAAACCGTTCCACGTCCTGACTGGATTCATGCCCTCGGGACATCCGCACTTCGGGCACCTGATGGTGATGAAAGAGGTCGTCTGGCACATCAATCAGGGTGGACGCGGATTCATTTCGATGGCGGATCGGGAAGCCCACGCGGTCCGCGGACTCTCCTGGGATGTCTGTGATAAATACGCCCGCGAATATATGGAATGTCTCTATGCCCTCGGGTTTAAAGGAGAGATCTACTCCCAGCGGAAAAATAATCTCCTCAAAGATCTCGCATTCGAAGCAGCAACGAAGATAAACTTCTCCGAACTCTCGGCAATATACGGATTTGGGCCGGAGACAGAGTTAGCACATGCAATGAGTGTCGCCATGCAGGTTGGGGATATCCTGTATCCTCAGCTTGTGGGCGGAGCTGCCCCAACTATCGTCCCGGTCGGAATCGATCAGGATCCGCACATCCGACTGACACGCGATGTCACCAAAGCCCTGCGCATGTTCCTTGTTGAAGACCGGGGATCACATATCAGTATCCGGGCGAAAAAGGCAACGCCTGAAGCGATCGATGCGGTCGCAAAACGTTTCAAGGGAGCCAAAAAGTATGAAGGGCACATCGATCTTCCGGCAGGATATACCGTGCCCGCAGTCGATGAGATCGTCCGGTCCATCGAGCAGGAGTTCGGCGGATTTGGATTCATGTTGCCGTCTTCGACCTATCACAGTTTCCTGCAGGGTCTGCAGGGCGGAAAGATGTCTTCCTCGGTCCCGGAGAGCCTAGTCTGGTTCGACGACACGGAAAAGGACGCAAAGAAAAAGATCATGGGCGCCCTTACCGGCGGCAGACAGACACTCGAAGAGCAGAAAAAACTCGGCGGCGAGCCGGAGAAGTGCTCGATCTATCAGCTCAACAAATTCCACATGCAGGAGGACGACAAGGAACTTGCAAAGATGTGCGAAGCCTGCAAAGCAGGTGAGCTGATGTGCGGTACCTGTAAGAAAGAGACACTGGAACGTGTTCTCACCTTCCTCAAAGAATTTAAAGAAAAACGTGATGAAGTATCTCACATGGTGGAGTGGTAA
- the endA gene encoding tRNA-intron lyase, with the protein MKAEFDGTQVIAPSEALSLYEQSGYGRPDKSGTLRLDPKEALYLMARGKIEIPGLSFDELLAECAKTPGFLRNFVVYRDIRERGYVVTTGPQDFRVFPRGLRPGKGQSRYLMRVLSERDMVDLAAVISDATASANMRKQFVLAVLDDEHELTYYEIKIGTPKAAERSKIPVEIRAKIAGIPSYVIEEGNGITETLKNLWLGTMLDGVRLFLSPLETAWLLETGCLETEPSMTADDYISLAASADGEFMDKLTLYRYLKDLGFFPRSGYKYGHHFRVYTQSGKHSEMLAHAVPFGTLMSMSTISRSVRLAHSVRKKMLFASISGTEITEVEFARMKM; encoded by the coding sequence GTGAAAGCAGAATTCGACGGAACCCAGGTAATCGCCCCATCTGAAGCCCTCTCTCTCTATGAGCAGAGCGGCTACGGACGGCCGGACAAATCAGGAACCCTCCGTCTCGATCCCAAAGAGGCTCTCTATCTGATGGCACGGGGTAAAATTGAGATTCCCGGACTCTCTTTTGACGAACTCCTTGCGGAATGTGCAAAAACACCGGGCTTTTTACGAAACTTTGTTGTCTACCGAGACATCAGGGAACGCGGGTATGTGGTGACCACCGGGCCTCAGGACTTCCGTGTCTTCCCGCGTGGACTCAGACCGGGAAAAGGTCAGTCCCGCTATCTTATGCGCGTGCTCTCTGAAAGAGATATGGTCGATCTCGCCGCCGTCATCAGCGACGCGACCGCCTCGGCAAACATGCGCAAACAGTTTGTTCTCGCGGTGCTCGACGATGAACACGAACTCACCTATTATGAGATCAAAATCGGGACACCAAAAGCCGCTGAACGGTCAAAAATCCCAGTAGAGATTCGTGCAAAGATCGCCGGGATCCCCTCATATGTGATCGAAGAGGGAAACGGCATCACCGAGACGCTGAAGAATCTCTGGCTCGGCACGATGCTGGACGGAGTCAGACTGTTCCTTTCGCCTTTGGAAACCGCCTGGCTCCTCGAAACGGGGTGTCTTGAAACGGAACCTTCCATGACCGCTGATGATTACATCAGCCTCGCAGCATCAGCTGACGGCGAGTTCATGGACAAACTCACCCTGTACCGGTACCTGAAGGACCTGGGATTTTTCCCGCGGTCCGGATACAAGTACGGTCACCACTTCCGTGTATATACACAAAGCGGCAAACACTCCGAGATGCTGGCACACGCCGTACCATTTGGAACGCTCATGTCCATGAGCACGATCTCAAGATCAGTACGCCTCGCTCACAGCGTAAGGAAAAAGATGCTGTTTGCCTCCATCTCCGGGACCGAAATCACCGAAGTCGAATTCGCCAGAATGAAAATGTGA
- a CDS encoding V4R domain-containing protein: MPEPDSKEPLMIYSKNGTVITVRSPIRNRILYLLAEEGPVSFSRIMEYTGLSKSTVSGYVSSLELKELISMVPDRRDARKKTYVLTASLIGNITPSIQNGTSDFRELIRQAYAKYDKIDYKEILPHIIKVALSESGINIDPVIRRGGEILGQAVAVYLVANTLDKTLANIAEFWKHYGFGEVKIRSMDPLQIEVYHCYECMIMPKDSGKNCAISCGMLKAIFTAYYNEKVNVEEIQCMTEGYDCCCVEISRPEQG; the protein is encoded by the coding sequence ATGCCAGAACCGGACAGCAAAGAACCCCTGATGATCTACTCAAAAAATGGCACAGTGATCACAGTACGCAGTCCGATTCGAAACAGGATCCTTTACCTTTTGGCAGAGGAGGGACCAGTCTCTTTTTCCCGGATTATGGAGTATACGGGGCTTTCCAAATCCACGGTCTCCGGATATGTCAGTTCCCTGGAGCTGAAAGAGCTGATCTCGATGGTGCCGGATCGGCGGGATGCCAGAAAAAAGACCTATGTGCTCACCGCATCACTTATCGGTAATATCACGCCCAGCATCCAGAACGGAACCTCGGACTTCCGTGAACTCATCAGACAGGCATATGCAAAATACGATAAGATCGATTACAAAGAAATACTCCCCCACATAATCAAAGTAGCTCTGAGTGAATCTGGCATCAATATTGACCCGGTCATCAGACGAGGGGGAGAGATACTTGGTCAGGCGGTCGCCGTTTATCTGGTCGCCAACACTCTGGATAAAACACTGGCAAACATCGCCGAGTTCTGGAAACATTATGGATTTGGCGAGGTGAAAATCCGATCCATGGATCCTCTGCAGATCGAAGTCTATCACTGTTATGAATGTATGATCATGCCGAAGGATTCTGGAAAAAACTGTGCGATCTCCTGCGGGATGCTCAAAGCGATTTTTACTGCATATTATAATGAAAAGGTCAATGTGGAAGAAATCCAGTGTATGACCGAGGGATATGACTGCTGCTGTGTGGAAATCAGCAGACCTGAGCAGGGATAA